The following proteins come from a genomic window of Diorhabda carinulata isolate Delta chromosome X, icDioCari1.1, whole genome shotgun sequence:
- the LOC130902337 gene encoding twist-related protein 2-like: MFETRSESSSPVYRNMSPNSSPSYDDYEQTRLMDLTNSSDKYLPATLPHPDNSAFALFYSQQNLHQNRYYEEDGRMQSPNYHHEHRPAYEYHEGTYIKVEPVDEPPVLKSRNSGRKRRNMEADDENSFSKSKSRRKSPQSFEDLQTQRIMANVRERQRTQSLNEAFASLRKSIPTLPSDKLSKIQTLKLAARYIDFLYHVLSTSSPENPGESDILGNVCSYTAHEKLSRAFSMWRMEGDWNTQM; encoded by the coding sequence atgttcgaAACTCGTAGTGAATCTTCTTCACCTGTGTATCGAAATATGTCACCGAATTCTTCGCCTAGTTATGATGATTACGAACAAACTAGATTAATGGATTTAACTAATTCTAGTGATAAATATTTACCGGCTACTTTACCTCATCCCGATAACAGTGCCTTCGCCTTATTTTATAGTCAGCAAAATTTACATCAGAATCGATATTACGAAGAGGATGGTCGAATGCAATCTCCTAATTATCACCACGAACACAGACCAGCTTACGAATACCACGAGGGAACTTATATCAAAGTCGAACCTGTGGATGAACCTCCAGTATTAAAATCTAGAAATTCGGGTAGAAAACGTCGAAATATGGAAGCGGACGATGAAAATTccttttccaaatccaaatcACGAAGAAAATCACCGCAAAGTTTCGAGGATTTACAGACACAAAGAATAATGGCGAATGTTCGAGAGAGACAAAGAACACAAAGCCTTAACGAAGCTTTCGCTAGTTTGAGAAAAAGTATACCAACATTACCGTCggataaattatcaaaaatacagACACTGAAATTAGCTGCTAGATATATAGACTTTTTGTATCATGTTTTGTCTACGTCGTCACCTGAAAATCCCGGTGAGAGTGACATTTTAGGTAACGTTTGTTCATATACAGCGCACGAAAAACTTTCAAGAGCGTTCAGTATGTGGAGGATGGAGGGCGATTGGAATACGCAAATGTAA